Proteins from a genomic interval of Mycobacterium conspicuum:
- the lipL gene encoding esterase/beta-lactamase LipL, which yields MKAETRVDLRAVPSHDALDAGHRVSGAADPHFSCVVRAFSALFPARRFGGGALAVYLDGQPVVDVWTGWSDRRGKLPWTADTAPMVFSATKGMASTVIHRLADRGLIDYEAPVAEYWPEFGANGKADMTVREVMRHQAGLSGLRGASQQDLLDHVVMEERLAAARPGRLLGKPAYHALTYGWLMSGLARAVTGKGMRTLIREELAEPLGTDGMYLGRPPAEAPTRPAEIIMPQRLRSNRAVNYVARKAAYQLSGGFRSMYFPGLIAAAQGDIPLLDGEIPAANGVVTARALARMYGAIANGGEIDGTRFLSRGIVAGLTGRPSWQRDRNIFVPLSFHLGYHSVPFAGVMPGFGHAGLGGSVGWTDPSTGMAFAYVHNRLLTPFLVADHTGLATLGNLARRAAQQARKRGFRPVTEFGASFSEPGAVAG from the coding sequence GTGAAGGCGGAAACCAGGGTCGATCTCCGCGCGGTCCCATCTCATGATGCCCTTGACGCAGGTCATCGTGTGTCTGGCGCGGCGGACCCACACTTTTCATGCGTCGTTCGCGCGTTCTCCGCGCTGTTTCCCGCGCGCCGATTCGGCGGCGGGGCGCTGGCGGTCTATCTCGACGGCCAACCCGTCGTCGACGTGTGGACCGGCTGGTCGGACCGGCGTGGCAAACTGCCATGGACCGCAGATACTGCGCCGATGGTGTTTTCGGCAACTAAAGGTATGGCTTCGACCGTCATTCACCGGCTCGCCGACCGCGGGCTGATCGACTACGAAGCCCCGGTCGCCGAGTACTGGCCCGAGTTCGGCGCTAACGGCAAGGCGGACATGACCGTTCGCGAGGTGATGAGGCACCAGGCCGGCCTGTCGGGTCTGCGGGGGGCGAGCCAACAAGACTTGCTGGATCACGTCGTCATGGAAGAACGCCTCGCCGCGGCACGCCCCGGACGACTGCTGGGCAAACCTGCCTACCACGCGCTGACCTACGGCTGGCTGATGTCCGGGCTGGCCCGCGCGGTGACCGGGAAGGGCATGCGCACGCTGATCCGCGAGGAACTGGCCGAACCGCTGGGCACCGATGGCATGTATCTGGGCCGCCCACCCGCCGAAGCGCCGACCCGGCCCGCCGAGATCATCATGCCGCAGCGGCTGCGCAGCAATCGCGCCGTGAACTATGTGGCGCGCAAGGCGGCCTATCAGCTGTCCGGTGGATTCCGTTCGATGTACTTCCCCGGCCTGATTGCCGCCGCGCAGGGAGATATCCCGTTGTTGGACGGCGAGATTCCGGCCGCGAACGGGGTGGTGACCGCCCGCGCCCTGGCGCGGATGTACGGCGCGATCGCCAACGGCGGCGAGATCGACGGCACCCGGTTCCTGTCCCGCGGGATCGTCGCCGGGCTGACCGGGCGGCCTAGTTGGCAGCGGGACCGAAACATCTTCGTGCCCTTGTCTTTCCACCTCGGCTACCACAGTGTGCCGTTCGCCGGGGTGATGCCGGGCTTCGGTCACGCCGGGTTGGGCGGCTCGGTCGGCTGGACCGATCCCTCGACCGGGATGGCATTCGCCTACGTGCACAACAGGCTGCTGACGCCGTTCTTGGTGGCCGACCACACCGGGCTGGCCACGCTGGGCAATCTGGCCCGGCGCGCGGCCCAGCAGGCCCGCAAGCGCGGCTTCCGGCCGGTGACCGAGTTCGGAGCCTCGTTCTCGGAGCCGGGGGCCGTCGCCGGCTGA
- a CDS encoding GAP family protein: MWGTVLFFALICAVEPTRIGVAAMLVALPRPFRNLLAFWAGLVLSGGALALVGMVLLRDYLPRIVQAVRFATSSPALPPIKIAFGVLAISIAAMLVARSRVRQMAPLAPVPVPVGGPSGLELQPDPPSALSVRALVRGSWTTLVENGSVGMAFMAGLATSAPPLEFWPAVLAILASGATAGTQASAVLLFLLVAYAIAEIPLICYLAAPSKTRTVVTRVHNGLRVHRRPIFLSCLGAFGVMLIANGVGCL; encoded by the coding sequence ATGTGGGGAACGGTCCTGTTTTTCGCGCTCATTTGCGCGGTGGAACCGACACGCATCGGGGTCGCCGCCATGCTGGTTGCGTTGCCGCGGCCGTTCCGCAACCTGCTGGCGTTCTGGGCTGGGCTGGTCCTCTCGGGTGGAGCACTTGCTCTGGTCGGGATGGTATTGCTGCGCGACTACCTGCCAAGGATCGTGCAGGCCGTGCGGTTTGCCACGTCAAGCCCGGCCCTGCCGCCGATCAAGATCGCCTTCGGCGTGCTGGCGATCTCCATCGCCGCCATGCTGGTTGCGCGTTCGCGGGTCCGGCAGATGGCGCCGCTAGCGCCCGTGCCGGTACCGGTCGGCGGCCCCTCCGGCTTGGAGCTGCAGCCGGACCCGCCCAGCGCCCTTTCGGTGCGGGCCCTGGTGCGGGGATCGTGGACCACCCTGGTCGAAAACGGGTCGGTGGGTATGGCCTTTATGGCGGGCCTGGCCACCTCGGCGCCGCCCCTGGAGTTTTGGCCGGCCGTGCTGGCGATCTTGGCGTCCGGAGCCACCGCCGGGACGCAGGCCAGCGCGGTCCTGCTGTTCCTGTTGGTGGCCTACGCTATCGCCGAGATCCCCCTGATCTGTTACCTGGCGGCCCCGTCGAAGACGCGGACGGTGGTGACGCGAGTGCACAACGGGCTGCGCGTCCACCGTCGGCCGATCTTCCTGTCCTGCCTTGGCGCGTTCGGCGTGATGTTGATCGCCAACGGCGTGGGTTGCCTCTAA
- the meaB gene encoding methylmalonyl Co-A mutase-associated GTPase MeaB: MTSQDLAEAIRSGDRAALPRAITLLESTRADHRERAQQLLLELLPDSGNAHRVGITGVPGVGKSTTIESLGMDLIERGHRVAVLAVDPSSTRTGGSILGDKTRMARLAQHPDAYIRPSPTSGTLGGVAKATRETVVLLEASGFDVILIETVGVGQSEVAVANMVDTFVLLTLARTGDQLQGIKKGVLELADIVVVNKADGAHLAEARKAARELKSALRLIYPRETLWLPPVLTMSAVEGTGLTQVWETVERHREVLTDAGEFEARRRAQQVDWTWQMVRDTVLDRVLSNPEVRKIRAGVERQVKAGELTPALAAQQILKAALL, from the coding sequence ATGACGTCCCAGGACCTCGCCGAGGCCATCCGAAGCGGTGATCGAGCGGCCCTCCCTCGGGCCATCACGCTGCTGGAATCCACCCGTGCCGACCATCGCGAGCGGGCCCAGCAGCTGCTGCTCGAGCTGCTGCCGGACTCGGGAAACGCGCATCGCGTGGGCATCACCGGGGTCCCCGGGGTCGGCAAGTCGACGACCATCGAATCGCTGGGCATGGACCTGATCGAACGGGGCCACCGGGTGGCTGTGCTGGCCGTCGACCCGTCCTCGACCCGGACGGGCGGATCGATCCTCGGCGACAAAACCAGGATGGCGCGGCTGGCGCAGCACCCGGACGCCTACATTCGGCCCTCCCCGACGTCGGGAACCTTGGGCGGGGTGGCAAAGGCCACCCGCGAGACAGTTGTCCTGTTGGAGGCGTCCGGTTTTGACGTGATCCTGATCGAAACCGTGGGTGTCGGCCAGTCCGAGGTGGCGGTGGCCAACATGGTCGACACCTTCGTTTTGTTGACCCTGGCGCGCACCGGCGATCAGCTGCAGGGCATCAAAAAGGGTGTGCTGGAGTTGGCCGACATCGTGGTGGTGAACAAGGCCGACGGGGCGCACCTGGCCGAGGCGCGCAAGGCGGCACGCGAGCTCAAGTCGGCGCTGCGGCTGATCTATCCGCGCGAAACCCTTTGGCTGCCACCGGTTCTCACCATGAGTGCGGTGGAGGGCACGGGCCTCACGCAGGTGTGGGAGACCGTCGAGCGCCATCGCGAGGTGCTCACCGACGCCGGTGAGTTCGAGGCGCGCCGACGGGCCCAGCAGGTGGACTGGACCTGGCAGATGGTCCGCGACACGGTGCTGGACCGGGTGCTGTCCAACCCCGAGGTGCGCAAGATCCGTGCCGGGGTGGAGCGCCAGGTCAAGGCGGGGGAGTTGACGCCCGCGCTGGCGGCCCAGCAAATTCTGAAGGCGGCCTTGCTTTAA
- a CDS encoding glycosyltransferase family 2 protein encodes MANAQPVVAAIPNFNMGESLRNLIPQVLAQGYDRVFVLDDASTDDTVDVVAEFGDEVTLVRNPENRGAGANRNQIIDQVDDGVIIHFIDADMDLETAEIPTVARGLFERYADRGVGLIGGLVSRNDGSQEPLNYGAVFSVWGTLSGAHVVVDRFRDRPRLAAAVHRVAAPIAKDWPDILAAPTAAPAYWVHEGNMLVYSTVFRSLGGYDPVLRSHEAQDLAIRLEKMGVKRQFDPSISVIHHHIDVRGKNRSKWENKAVVYLIRKHGLVRFLTDH; translated from the coding sequence ATGGCCAACGCCCAACCGGTCGTCGCGGCCATCCCGAACTTCAACATGGGGGAGAGCCTCCGCAACCTGATCCCACAGGTCTTGGCGCAGGGCTACGACCGGGTTTTCGTGCTCGATGACGCCTCCACCGATGACACCGTCGATGTGGTCGCCGAGTTCGGCGACGAAGTCACCTTGGTGCGCAACCCGGAAAACAGGGGCGCCGGGGCCAATCGAAATCAAATCATCGACCAGGTCGACGACGGCGTGATCATCCATTTCATTGACGCGGACATGGACCTGGAAACAGCCGAAATCCCCACGGTCGCCAGGGGACTGTTCGAACGCTACGCCGACCGCGGCGTCGGCTTGATCGGCGGGTTGGTCAGCCGCAACGACGGCAGCCAAGAACCGTTGAACTACGGCGCCGTGTTCTCCGTGTGGGGCACGTTGTCCGGTGCGCACGTCGTCGTCGATCGCTTCCGGGACAGGCCGCGTCTCGCCGCCGCCGTGCACCGCGTGGCGGCGCCAATCGCCAAGGATTGGCCCGACATCCTGGCCGCCCCCACCGCGGCCCCCGCGTATTGGGTGCACGAGGGCAACATGCTTGTCTACTCCACCGTGTTCAGGTCGCTCGGCGGTTATGACCCCGTGCTGCGGTCCCACGAAGCGCAGGATCTGGCAATACGTTTGGAAAAAATGGGCGTCAAGCGGCAATTCGATCCAAGCATCAGCGTCATTCATCACCACATCGACGTCAGGGGCAAGAACCGCAGTAAATGGGAAAACAAGGCGGTGGTTTATCTGATCCGCAAGCACGGCCTGGTTCGTTTTCTCACCGACCACTGA
- the scpA gene encoding methylmalonyl-CoA mutase, translating into MTTTAPVIGSFADVPLSGERAVRPPTEAAVEKHVAAAAAAHWYEPAQLVWQTPENIDVKPVYIGADRAAVEAEGYPLHSFPGEPPFVRGPYPTMYVNQPWTIRQYAGFSTAADSNAFYRRNLAAGQKGLSVAFDLATHRGYDSDHPRVQGDVGMAGVAIDSILDMRQLFDGIDLSAVSVSMTMNGAVLPILALYVVAAEEQGVPPEKLAGTIQNDILKEFMVRNTYIYPPKPSMRIISDIFAYTSAKMPKFNSISISGYHIQEAGATADLELAYTLADGVDYIKAGLDAELDIDQFAPRLSFFWGIGMNFFMEVAKLRAGRLLWSELVAQFNPKSAKSLSLRTHSQTSGWSLTAQDAFNNVARTCIEAMAATQGHTQSLHTNALDEALALPTDFSARIARNTQLVLQQESGTTRPIDPWGGSYYVEWLTHQLAQRARAHIAEVAEHGGMAQAISDGIPKLRIEEAAARTQARIDSGQQPVVGVNKYRVEEDQEVEVLKVENSRVRAEQLAKLQELRANRDQQAVDAALAELSRAAAAHGRAGADGLGNNLLALAIDAARAKATVGEISDALEQVYGRHQAEIRTIAGVYRDEASGGGNMTSFSDATELVEKFAEADGRRPRILVAKMGQDGHDRGQKVIATAFADIGFDVDVGSLFSTPEEVARQAADNDVHVVGVSSLAAGHLTLVPALRDALAEVGRPDIMVVVGGVIPPGDFDELYEAGAAAIYPPGTVIAEAAIGLLHKLAERLGYNLD; encoded by the coding sequence ATGACGACGACCGCACCCGTCATCGGCAGCTTCGCCGACGTTCCGCTGAGCGGCGAGCGTGCCGTGCGGCCGCCCACCGAGGCCGCGGTGGAAAAACACGTCGCCGCGGCGGCCGCGGCGCACTGGTACGAGCCCGCTCAGCTGGTGTGGCAGACGCCGGAAAACATCGACGTCAAGCCCGTCTATATCGGCGCCGACCGCGCGGCCGTCGAGGCCGAAGGCTATCCGCTGCACAGCTTCCCGGGCGAGCCGCCGTTCGTGCGCGGGCCGTACCCGACGATGTATGTCAACCAGCCGTGGACGATCCGGCAGTACGCCGGGTTCTCCACCGCCGCGGATTCCAACGCGTTCTACCGCCGCAACCTAGCCGCCGGCCAGAAGGGGTTGTCGGTCGCCTTCGATTTGGCCACCCACCGCGGCTACGACTCCGACCATCCCCGGGTTCAGGGTGACGTCGGAATGGCCGGTGTGGCAATCGATTCCATTCTCGACATGCGACAGCTGTTCGACGGCATCGACCTGTCCGCCGTGTCGGTGTCGATGACGATGAACGGCGCCGTGCTGCCGATCCTGGCGCTGTACGTGGTGGCCGCCGAGGAGCAGGGGGTGCCGCCGGAGAAGCTGGCCGGCACCATCCAGAACGACATCCTCAAAGAATTCATGGTCCGCAACACCTACATCTATCCGCCCAAGCCGTCGATGCGCATCATCTCCGACATCTTCGCCTACACCAGCGCCAAGATGCCGAAGTTCAACTCCATCTCGATCTCCGGCTACCACATCCAAGAGGCCGGTGCCACAGCCGATTTGGAGCTCGCCTACACGCTGGCCGACGGCGTCGACTACATCAAGGCGGGGCTGGACGCCGAGCTGGACATCGACCAGTTCGCGCCCCGGCTGTCGTTCTTCTGGGGCATCGGGATGAACTTCTTCATGGAGGTGGCCAAGCTGCGCGCCGGCCGGCTGCTGTGGAGCGAGCTGGTCGCGCAGTTCAACCCCAAGAGCGCGAAATCGCTGTCCCTGCGCACACATTCGCAGACCTCGGGATGGTCGCTGACCGCGCAGGACGCCTTCAACAACGTCGCCCGCACCTGCATCGAGGCGATGGCCGCGACCCAGGGCCACACCCAGTCGCTGCACACCAACGCGCTGGACGAGGCGTTGGCGCTGCCCACCGACTTTTCCGCCCGGATCGCGCGCAACACCCAGCTGGTGCTGCAGCAGGAGTCGGGCACCACGCGGCCGATCGACCCGTGGGGCGGCTCGTACTACGTGGAGTGGCTGACTCATCAACTGGCGCAACGCGCCCGAGCGCACATCGCCGAGGTCGCCGAGCACGGCGGCATGGCCCAGGCCATCAGCGACGGCATCCCCAAGCTGCGCATCGAGGAGGCGGCCGCGCGCACCCAGGCCCGCATCGACTCCGGTCAGCAGCCGGTGGTGGGCGTCAACAAGTACCGGGTCGAGGAGGACCAGGAGGTCGAGGTCCTCAAGGTCGAGAACAGCCGGGTCCGCGCCGAGCAGCTGGCCAAACTGCAGGAGCTGCGGGCAAACCGGGACCAACAGGCCGTCGACGCCGCCCTGGCCGAGCTGAGCCGCGCCGCGGCCGCTCATGGGCGTGCCGGTGCGGACGGCCTGGGCAACAACCTGCTGGCGCTGGCCATCGACGCGGCGCGGGCCAAGGCGACCGTCGGCGAGATTTCCGACGCGTTGGAGCAGGTCTATGGCCGCCACCAGGCGGAGATCCGTACTATCGCCGGGGTCTACCGCGACGAAGCATCGGGAGGCGGAAACATGACTTCGTTTTCCGACGCGACCGAACTCGTCGAGAAGTTCGCCGAGGCCGACGGTCGCCGCCCCAGGATTCTGGTGGCCAAGATGGGCCAGGACGGGCACGACCGCGGTCAGAAGGTGATCGCCACGGCCTTCGCCGACATCGGATTCGACGTGGACGTCGGCTCGCTGTTCTCCACCCCCGAGGAGGTGGCCCGCCAGGCCGCCGACAACGACGTGCACGTGGTCGGGGTGTCCTCGCTGGCCGCCGGGCATTTGACGCTGGTGCCCGCGCTGCGCGACGCGCTGGCCGAGGTCGGCCGACCCGACATCATGGTTGTGGTGGGCGGCGTCATCCCGCCCGGTGACTTCGACGAGCTGTATGAGGCCGGCGCCGCCGCCATCTACCCGCCCGGCACGGTGATCGCCGAGGCCGCCATCGGCCTGCTGCACAAGCTCGCCGAGCGGCTCGGCTACAACCTGGACTGA
- a CDS encoding methyltransferase domain-containing protein, whose translation MLRVFTTLVKRTDRERWSDPRNIYASWEPRTKMVAALVPNNSRVIEFGAAKRLLEKYLDPSCTYQPSDVVDRGPGTLVCDLNERPLPDLGADVYDVAVIIGVLEYVRDVPAVLDWLSQYVSMFVVTYACAKANGKSPRALVEKVARLRHGWVNDYREEEFRSLFTERGLKLIHDDNWENQRVFAFSRGPTAA comes from the coding sequence ATGTTGAGGGTCTTCACCACCCTTGTCAAGAGGACGGATCGCGAACGCTGGTCGGATCCGCGCAACATCTACGCATCGTGGGAACCTCGGACCAAAATGGTTGCCGCCCTGGTGCCGAACAACAGTCGGGTCATCGAATTCGGTGCGGCCAAGCGGCTTTTGGAGAAGTATCTCGATCCGTCATGCACCTACCAGCCGTCCGACGTCGTCGACCGCGGGCCGGGAACGCTGGTTTGCGACCTCAACGAAAGGCCTCTTCCAGATCTGGGCGCGGACGTCTACGACGTCGCGGTGATCATCGGAGTGCTCGAGTACGTGCGCGATGTTCCGGCGGTGCTGGACTGGCTGTCGCAATACGTCTCGATGTTCGTCGTGACGTACGCCTGCGCGAAGGCCAACGGCAAGTCACCGCGTGCCCTCGTCGAGAAGGTCGCCCGCCTGCGCCACGGCTGGGTCAACGACTACCGCGAAGAGGAGTTTCGGTCCCTGTTCACCGAACGGGGGTTGAAGCTGATACACGACGACAACTGGGAAAACCAGCGCGTGTTCGCCTTCTCGCGCGGCCCCACCGCGGCGTGA
- a CDS encoding PE family protein — protein sequence MSSLITTPQILATAAADLADIGETVSDAHAAAAAATTGLVPAAQDEVSQAVAALFGRYAKEYHALGAHAAAFQEHLVQTLGANAASYAAAEGANATALLQTARQDIQSLLGRSLIATGASSGGAMASVADQLADVATTLVMGGTGMQIPTSGFLNTVNNLFLQPNLPGTNPLGLNTPEEFYPLGNVKQLTLSASVSQGVQILDNALQPYISSGTPVGVFGYSQSAVIASLEMRALQAAGVPSSDVHFVLIGDLMNPNGGIFERFAGLNMSALGIDFYGATPSNAYPTTIYTMEYDGWADFPQYPLNILSDLNAFASSTHFQYTSLTPTQVQNAIHLSTSGPTLTDYYIIPTDNLPLLDGLRNVPIIGNPIADLLQPDLTYLVNMGYGDPLYGWSTGPANIPTEFGLFPSLSAHQELLGLLGPGAQQGIHDFIGDFTGTGPNPVTLTSVNSLLHSSSATGGLPTVLVNPGTALTQVSALTPASFITDLQTAITNTADTISGAASNLYGALQPTADVLSAALVSVPAYDVNLFLDGIAQAFAGQPVLGLVNAVGRPIAATLVLYMWLAQIENAIIGQAI from the coding sequence GTGTCGTCTTTGATCACGACCCCGCAGATTTTGGCTACCGCGGCCGCGGACCTGGCCGATATCGGCGAGACGGTCAGCGACGCGCATGCCGCGGCGGCGGCCGCGACCACCGGACTGGTCCCCGCCGCCCAGGACGAGGTGTCGCAGGCCGTCGCGGCGCTGTTCGGCAGGTACGCGAAGGAATATCACGCGCTCGGCGCGCACGCGGCCGCGTTCCAGGAGCACCTGGTTCAGACCCTGGGCGCCAACGCGGCATCGTATGCGGCCGCTGAAGGCGCCAACGCGACGGCGCTGCTGCAGACCGCGCGCCAGGACATCCAGTCACTGCTGGGACGCTCGCTGATCGCCACCGGCGCATCATCGGGCGGCGCGATGGCGAGCGTGGCGGATCAATTGGCCGACGTGGCAACAACATTGGTCATGGGCGGCACCGGCATGCAGATACCCACGAGCGGCTTTCTGAACACCGTCAACAACCTGTTCCTGCAGCCCAACCTGCCCGGAACCAACCCGCTCGGCCTCAACACGCCCGAGGAGTTCTACCCGCTGGGCAACGTCAAGCAGCTGACGTTGTCCGCGTCGGTGTCACAGGGCGTGCAGATCCTGGACAACGCGCTGCAGCCCTACATCTCCTCCGGCACACCGGTCGGTGTCTTCGGCTATTCGCAGAGCGCGGTCATCGCCTCGCTGGAAATGCGGGCGCTGCAGGCCGCGGGCGTGCCGAGTTCGGACGTGCACTTCGTGCTGATCGGCGATCTGATGAACCCCAACGGCGGGATCTTCGAACGCTTCGCCGGACTGAACATGAGCGCGCTGGGCATCGACTTCTACGGCGCGACGCCCTCGAACGCCTACCCGACCACGATTTACACGATGGAGTACGACGGCTGGGCGGACTTCCCCCAATATCCGCTCAACATCCTGTCGGACCTCAATGCATTTGCCAGCTCGACGCACTTCCAATACACCAGCCTGACGCCGACCCAGGTGCAAAACGCCATTCACTTGTCGACATCGGGGCCCACCCTGACCGACTACTACATCATTCCGACCGACAACCTGCCGCTGTTGGACGGGTTGCGGAACGTCCCGATCATCGGCAACCCGATCGCCGATCTGCTGCAACCGGATCTGACGTACCTGGTGAACATGGGGTACGGCGACCCGCTCTACGGCTGGTCGACGGGCCCGGCCAACATTCCCACCGAGTTCGGGTTGTTCCCGTCGCTGAGCGCCCATCAGGAGCTTCTGGGGCTGCTCGGACCCGGGGCCCAGCAGGGCATCCACGACTTCATCGGCGATTTCACCGGAACCGGCCCGAACCCGGTGACGCTGACGTCGGTGAACTCGCTGCTGCATTCCTCGTCGGCGACGGGGGGATTGCCGACCGTGTTGGTCAACCCCGGGACGGCGCTGACCCAGGTGTCCGCGCTCACGCCCGCGTCGTTCATCACAGACCTGCAAACGGCGATCACCAACACCGCCGACACCATTTCCGGTGCCGCGTCGAACCTCTACGGCGCGCTGCAGCCGACCGCGGACGTCCTCAGTGCCGCCCTGGTCAGCGTTCCGGCGTACGACGTCAACCTTTTCCTGGACGGCATTGCGCAGGCGTTCGCCGGCCAGCCCGTGCTGGGGCTGGTGAACGCGGTCGGCCGGCCGATCGCGGCCACGCTGGTGCTGTACATGTGGCTCGCGCAAATCGAGAACGCGATCATCGGCCAGGCCATCTGA
- a CDS encoding polysaccharide pyruvyl transferase family protein has product MTSAADALVAYVGWHGMGNLGDDAIYDAVRGQLPGATFLDLPRFTHERLRAFATGQSRRLRRSTQVVGGGTVVGTEYFRGLISRGLALTGNNGSYAIGVGVDDPVFDRRTNASAKDELKHWLPILSKFHTVSVRGPRSAELLSDAGLNVQVSGDPALLLPRPDARPEDGLIGLNLGFGDDDLWGQDPTRVADEMSSAIRQLSSQGHRFVGILMNTADKRWTERALDGIPADIVRPADANAAARELARCSVAVVSRLHAGILAALSDTPVVSLEYLPKCRDFALSIDDERSLIRTDRLTSAAVVDHVASALADSATIRVKTHAAVATLRQRLQAEYAALGRHLGLAGG; this is encoded by the coding sequence ATGACGAGCGCGGCGGATGCCCTGGTCGCCTATGTCGGCTGGCACGGGATGGGCAACCTCGGTGACGACGCGATCTACGACGCGGTCCGCGGGCAGCTCCCGGGGGCGACCTTCCTCGACCTGCCGCGGTTTACCCACGAAAGGCTCCGCGCCTTCGCGACGGGGCAGAGTCGGAGGCTGCGGCGCAGCACGCAGGTGGTGGGCGGCGGCACGGTCGTCGGGACGGAATACTTCCGCGGATTGATCAGCCGGGGACTGGCGCTCACCGGAAACAACGGGAGCTACGCGATCGGCGTGGGCGTCGATGATCCGGTCTTCGACCGGCGCACCAACGCCTCCGCCAAAGACGAGCTGAAGCACTGGTTACCAATACTTTCGAAGTTCCACACCGTGTCCGTGCGCGGGCCCCGCAGCGCCGAGTTGCTGTCCGATGCCGGGTTGAACGTGCAGGTATCCGGCGATCCGGCGCTGTTGCTCCCGCGGCCGGATGCCCGCCCCGAGGATGGCCTGATCGGATTGAATCTCGGCTTCGGCGACGACGACCTGTGGGGGCAAGACCCAACCAGGGTCGCCGACGAAATGTCGAGTGCCATAAGGCAACTGTCATCGCAGGGCCACAGGTTCGTCGGCATCTTGATGAATACCGCCGACAAGCGTTGGACCGAACGCGCGCTCGACGGCATCCCCGCCGATATTGTGCGGCCGGCCGACGCGAACGCGGCCGCGCGCGAGCTGGCGCGCTGCTCGGTGGCCGTCGTCAGCCGATTGCACGCGGGAATCCTGGCGGCGCTGTCCGATACGCCGGTGGTGTCGCTGGAGTACCTGCCGAAGTGCCGAGATTTCGCGCTGTCTATCGACGACGAGCGGTCGCTGATCCGCACCGACCGGCTGACTAGCGCCGCCGTGGTCGACCACGTCGCCAGCGCGCTCGCCGATTCGGCCACGATCAGGGTCAAGACGCACGCCGCCGTCGCAACGCTACGGCAACGTCTGCAGGCCGAGTACGCTGCTCTCGGACGTCACTTGGGGCTTGCGGGCGGATAA
- a CDS encoding polysaccharide pyruvyl transferase family protein encodes MTSARDPLVGYLGWHGRHNLGDDAIYDAVRSQLPGATFLDVPWSPLDTIRSVATGLHRRLRRSTQVVGGGTLVGRLHTRLVIGRGMALTRKNGSYAIGIGVHDPVFAGRRSGSDKDELKRWLPMLSEFHIVSARGPRSAELLSDIGLDVQVSGDPALVLPRPDVVPEDGLIGLNLGFGDDLWGHDPAALCHEMSVAVKQLSAEGHRFVGILMNHDDRRWTEPALSGIGAQIVRPPNASAAARELARCSVAIVTRLHAGILASLSETPVVSLEYQPKCRDFALSIDDERSLIRTDQLSSAAVVDRVTAALADSAAIRTKTRTAVATLRQRLEAEYSSLASHLGLDRP; translated from the coding sequence ATGACGAGCGCGCGCGACCCCCTGGTTGGCTACCTGGGCTGGCATGGCCGGCACAATCTCGGCGATGACGCGATCTATGACGCGGTGCGTTCGCAACTTCCCGGGGCGACGTTTCTGGATGTGCCATGGTCTCCGCTGGATACGATCCGTTCTGTCGCAACAGGTTTACACCGGAGACTGCGACGCAGCACGCAGGTAGTGGGTGGTGGCACGCTGGTGGGCAGGCTGCACACCAGGCTGGTGATCGGTCGGGGCATGGCGCTCACAAGAAAGAACGGAAGCTACGCGATCGGCATCGGCGTCCATGACCCCGTCTTCGCCGGACGCAGGAGCGGATCCGACAAAGACGAGTTAAAGCGTTGGTTACCAATGCTTTCCGAATTTCACATCGTCTCCGCGCGGGGACCGCGAAGCGCCGAACTGCTGTCCGACATCGGCCTCGATGTGCAAGTTTCCGGTGACCCGGCGCTCGTTCTGCCGCGGCCCGACGTCGTTCCGGAAGACGGCCTCATCGGCTTGAACCTGGGCTTTGGCGATGACCTTTGGGGGCACGATCCGGCCGCGTTGTGCCATGAGATGTCGGTTGCGGTCAAGCAACTTTCGGCCGAGGGCCATCGCTTTGTCGGCATTCTGATGAATCATGACGACCGGCGTTGGACCGAACCAGCACTCAGCGGCATTGGCGCACAGATCGTCCGACCGCCCAACGCCAGCGCCGCCGCGCGCGAACTGGCCCGCTGTTCGGTAGCCATCGTGACCCGGCTGCACGCCGGGATCTTGGCGTCGCTGTCCGAAACGCCGGTCGTGTCACTGGAATACCAACCGAAATGCCGGGACTTCGCCCTGTCCATCGACGACGAACGGTCGCTGATCCGCACCGACCAACTGAGTAGCGCCGCTGTGGTCGACCGCGTTACCGCCGCGCTCGCCGACTCGGCCGCGATCAGGACCAAGACGCGCACGGCCGTCGCAACGCTACGGCAACGCCTCGAGGCCGAATATTCCTCTCTGGCAAGTCATCTGGGCCTCGACCGACCCTAA